The nucleotide window TATTCCTGGAGCATTCAAAGGATACAATGGGGATCATCACAAGAAACGGTGTATGGACTTACATTAATGAACAAGGGAAGAAATTGATGGGCGCAACCAGTTTTGATGAAATTATTGGTACTTCTTTGTATGATTACACTGACCCGCAAGACTATAAGCTGCTTAAAGAAAGCCTGGATACAAGAAACTCCAGCGATTTTGAAATCAGTTTGATCCGAAAAGATAATGATTCAAAAAGGGCTGAGGTCCAGCTCATTCCGACAGTCTTTAAGAATAGGGACGTTTTCCTTATCATCATCAAGGATATTACAGAACAAAGAAAAACGGAGGATCAGCTGCAGGTAGCTGAAAAACTTTCAGTAATCGGTCAAATGGCGGCTGGAATCGCTCATGAAATCAGGAATCCATTGACTGCGATAAAAGGCTTTACCCAGCTTTTGAGTGAACATCCTGCAGAAGAAGCAGAAGATTATGCCGAGATCATCCTCGATGAGCTCGCCCGTATTGAATCTATAGTTGGTGACTTGCTGGTCCTAGCCAAACCTCAGGCTTCCGATCTATCGAATGCAGATGTGATTTCTCTGGTGAATGGGGTTGTTAATTTGCTGAACCCTCAGGCAACGCTATCCGATGCCTTCATTAAGATTAAAACTGATACACCTAGTATTCACATAGATTGTGAGCCTGACAAAATAAAGCAGGTGTTAATCAATTTAATCCAAAATTCTATAGAGTCGATGACAACGGGAGGAGAAATTCTCGTTACTATTTCACAAGAAGCAAACCTAGCTTCAATTAAGGTAATGGATCAGGGATCCGGAATTCCAGAAGACCGTCTCAATAAACTAGGAGAACCCTTCTATAGCACAAAGGAAAAAGGAACCGTCCTCGGCTTGATGATTTGCCAGAAAATCATCAAAAACCATGGCGGCAAGATCGATTTCTCTAGCATCGTTAATGAAGGAACAACCGTTACGATTACACTGCCTATACATGATCACTCCACGAACCAGGAGGAAACACCCGCCTTTACTCCTTAATAAAATAAATGCCGAACCCTGTGTGTTAAAATTCGGGTTCGGCATTATAAATTAAATAATCAGTGATTTTTCAACGAAATTTAAGAGGAATAAGTTAGCTCCTCAATTCTCTAAACAATACTGCGCCCGCTTTTTCCAAGAGCGTAGTATATGCCATGCTGCAGTGTGTGCAGACATTCATATTTTTTTCAAGTTGCTTAATGTTTCTGTAATCACCATCGCCAGTTCGGCGGAAATCCCTACAAGGATCACTTCTACTCCGAGCAATCTGGCCGCTGAACCTAATTTGTCGATCAACTCGGCTGTGTAAGGTGAGATTTCCTTATTCAATCCAGTGAGGTCGAGTAAGACGTACTTTGCTTGATATTTTGGCAGATTGTTCAGCGTGTTCATGATCAAATCCTCGGCACGATCTTCATCGTATCTGCCGATTAAAGGGACAACGACAATTCCATCAAGCACTGGAATGAGCGGAGATGATAATTCTTTCACCAAATCCTGGAGCATCTTAGTTTTGTCCGCCACGAGGCTTTCCAGTTGCCTAATTTGCTTGGCTTCTTGCCTCCTCGCCATTTGCCAAATGCTTTCTTGTACATCCTTATCGGAAGGGAAATATTCCACAACCGTATATGGGTTGGTATCATTCTGATACTCAATGATTTTATACCAGAAGTTCCTGCCAAACAAGCCAGTAAAAACACCAGCATAATGCGCCGGAACGAAAATCCCTTGTTTTTCCTTGTCACCAAGTTTGTTCATCTTATATTCCCAGTCATCTTTAATGAATAAAGTAAAATTCTTGGTTTCAACATCCATTTTTTCTACTCTCACATAACCCCAGCCTGCTGGTATGTATGTATCCGACACCCATTTCACCAAATTGGATGTATCGATTTCCTTCAGTTCCTTAAAGCCTTCACCGACGATGATTCCCTGTCGGAACCCAGTCGCTTCAAGTACCAGATTCGTTGCCTCTTCGCCTGTAATTTCATTAATGGTATCGAAGAAGGTTTTCATGGCAGAAACCCAGAAAAAAACAACATCTCCTCCTTCAAATAACACTTCTCCAGTATTTAAATCCCACTTTATTTCCACACCGCCAACAACAATATCCTTTTGCATCTCCACTTAATTCACCCACTAGTATTAGATTATGATTAAAGCAAAATGAGGTTTATAATCATGTCTTCGACTCACTATCTTTCATTTCCTGCCGAATCGGTCATTTTGTCCATATAAATCCTGAAACTTGAACACCATAGCTAATTTAACTTATCGAAAGGTAACCCTGATAAGAAATGCATTTTAATATGTATGTTTAAATTCTTAACAAGCAATCATTACGCTTCTTGTCTATTAATCTATAAATCTACCCAGAGCTGAGCTTACATTGTTTATGAATTTAAAATCAGTAAAATCGGTTCCAGTCTGCACCCATGTCCTTGCCAGTTCAGGACGTATCCCGCTTATTAAAACCTCTACCCCCAGCAATTTTAGAGATTGTTTTGCCTTTTTCAGGGATTCTACAAACTCAGTATCAGGGTCTCTTACTGACGATAAATCAATGATTAACGATTTGACATTTTTTTCTGACACTTGTTTTAGCGTCCGTTCCACATTTAAACCTGACTGCCCTGGCATCCAATAAATCGGAAGAAGGGCGACCTTATTTTTAAGCGGGATGAGGGTAGCAGATAATTCGTCAATCCGTTCACTTAATTCCCTTTGAATGGTGATCGCGTCGGTAACATCCATGAAATACACAGCTGCGCCAATGAATCCTGATTTATGTTCTAAAATGGATGTACGAATATCCAAGTATTTATTATATTTCCCCCATTTAAGGCACGGCCTTTACATAATATTCTTCTTTATATGTGACAGTTTTCTCTACAAAACGTACATCATCTGGGGCATCTGGCCAAATATCGTAAGCATTCTTTCCCAATATACTATCACCATTTAAACCTAAGATTTCCTTAGCCAAATCGTTTATAAAGATCACATTATATTGTGAATCAATAGCCATAGCTGCCTCAGATACCGAGTTTAACATTTTAGAAAGTAATATTTCAGATTGAACCGTACTAGACATTTATTATTTCCCCCGTATTGGTCTGTCTTTTATCCGTTCCCTTGATTCCCGACCAAAAATGATGCCAGCCATCATGCAGCAGTTCTGCAGTGTCTTCATTTCCTTTTAACAATCGCGCTGTCAGTATCCCATCGATCAGTATTTGAAAAAGATTGACTAGATTACCTGATGGAGCATTTCTTAGTTCCCCATTCTCTACACCTTGTCTAAATATGTCAGCAAGTTCATTGTGAAAACTCTGTGCCACAGTTTCGGCAGATATGCTTTTAATATCATTTTCGAGGTGTTCTGGAGGAAAGACACTTACTCTTCGCCATAATTTTGTCACGTCTTTCTTATCAATCCAAAGCTGCATGTACCAGCAGAATACTTGAAAAAGTTGATGTTCCACCGGCTGATTTTGTTCTTTTAATTTTGAGAAAAATTGCTCCGTTTCAGCTTTGTAGATATTTGCGACATACTTAATCACCGAGATAAACAATTCATCTTTGCTATTATAATGTGCATAAATAGAAGACTTTCGTATGCCTACTGCCTTAGCAATCATTGATAGCGAAGTACCATAATATCCTCTTTCCGCAAACAGGTTCAAAGCTTCTTTATTTATACGATCCAGCGCGTTCATCTTTACCTACCTATCGTTCGTTTTTTTATTTAAATTATATCAAATCTCTATATATAGTCCAAGGATAATCTGCTAAACAAATCTTGCTATACACTTCCTTAGAAGACAAAAACGCGTCATACTCCTCTGTTGCTAGCTATCCATTTAAAGGAATTTAAAAGGGTAAGTCTGTAATCGTTGAGTACCATTTAAAATCGAAACTTTCCTAAAAATAAACCTTATACAAACCGGGAGATCCCAGAATGACTATTAAAAGCTTGTTGAACAATATGAAAAATCGCGTTAACCCTGATGGATAAACGCGATTTTTCATATTGTGATTTAATCACCAATAATCTTCATATCTTCAAATGGGTAAAAAATAACCTTTGTTGTTCCAATGATGTTTTCAATCGGTACTGCCCCAATATGACGGCTATCTTTACTATTCCTTCGGTTATCTCCCAGCACAAAAATATGCCCTTCTGGAACAACCTCACTGCCAACTGGAGTTTCTCCTAACGTAAATGAACCGGTTAGCTGCCCATAAGTGATGAGCTTTTTGCTCTCCTCCAAATATGGTTCTTCATAAGGCTTTCCATTTATATAAAGCACGTCGTCCTTGTACTCAACCCGGTCACCAGGAAGCCCGATGACCCGTTTGATATAATCTTTGTCCTCCGTTGCATGGAAAACAACGATATCAAAGCGTTTGGGCTCGCCGATTTTAGTAACGAACATCCTCTCCTGGCTATGCAAAGTTGGCTCCATGGAAGCACCTTTTACTTCAATTGGAGTCATTAAAAACGATCGAACAACAAAAGCCAGTACTATTGCGATTAAAAATGCCTTTGCCCATTCCCAAATTTCATTTCGCTCTTTTACCATACGGCACATCCTTTCCAAACTAATCTATTGGATACTATTTCCACATAGAACATTGAAAATCCTTCCTATTCCCAATTCAAAATAAAAAAAGCGCAAGCACCTTGTTCAGCCGCGAAAATCGCTGGAGGGCCTGACAGTGAAGTCGTTCTTTGACTTCATTGGCAGGACTGAACTCGAAAAGTATAGCCGACTGTCCAGAAACGCAGAAACTGGAGACTCCGACAAAGAAGCGCTTTTTGCTTCTGCCGGCGGAGTTGAAGTTTCGGAGTTTCTAGGAGGCGACACTAGACTAGCGTCTCGAGGAGTTAGGAGCCACAGCCAGACTAGCGTCTCGAGGAGTTAGGAGCCACAGCCAGACAAGCGACTCGAGGGGCTAGGCACTGGAGCTGGACACTAATCTAAGTACAAAATTTAATACTTTCAGTAAAAAAAGAGGCAAAAAGCCTCTTTTTAGTAATGATTATTTTTTAACATACTGCATCAGTGTATCCGGGTCAAAACCAAGAACCCAGTTGCCGTTAACCTTCGTTTGCGGCACACCCATCTGACCTGTTTCTTCAACCAGCTTTTGTGCAGCAACTTGATCGTTTTGTACATTCACTTCTTTGTAGTTTATTCCTTGACCCTCAAGGAATTGTTTCATCATTGTGCAGTAAGGTCAAGTATTCGTTGTATAAACAGTAATATCGTTCATACTAAATGCCTCCTCAAATTTTTTATACCCTATCATGTATTATCCCTATTATGCTAAATTTAGGCAAAAATGAATCACCGGGATATCTATGTTTTTCCCTAATACACTGAAAAAAAACAACATAAGAGGTATTATTATAGTGGTGAGAATCTCACCAAAATCAGCCCAGAAACGGAGGCAAGATCTTTGGAACTTCTAATCATCCCAATTGCTATCGTCTTTATCTCTATGTTCATCAATGCTGTTAATGATGTTTCAAAAGTTCGAAAAGAATTAGAACTTGTTAAACAACAAAATATAGAAATCATTGAGTTATTGAAATCTAATACAAAAAGTATGTAGTTTTTTGCTGTCGATCAGCAAACAGCCGAACCGAAACACCAATACCATGTCCAACCCATCGTAAAGATTTGATTTTATAGCGAGTTTCTCTTTTTTATAGCGATTTTTTTGTTTTTATAGCGAAATTCTCTTTTTTATAGCGTTTTTTTTGTTTTTATAGCGAAATTCTCTTTTTTATAGCGAATTGGTAATTCAGCTTGTTTTTTTCCAGTTACATTTTGATAAAATATGGTTGTTCTCGTATAGATTGTAGTTAGAATCCTAAAACCGATTTTCACGTGATAAAAGCCATTTTGTATTTCGTTATTAAGGTGCAGGCGCTTTTCACATAATAGATCTTTAGTTTTGAAAAGAAAAATGGATCATTCAATTCAATTTTGTTGTCAATCCCAACAAAGTTTGAGATATGAGCCTTAATAAGAAATGAATAGTCAAGGAGTTGTCTTAATGCTGAATTGGCAATATGTCAGAAGCATCAGCCTCAAGAGGGAGGAAGTTCCTTCATTTCAGGCTTATCCGTTTAATCTTCCGAGTTTTAAAGCACTTGATGAATTGACTCTACACCCTAAAGTGACATTTCTAATTGGTGAGAACGGGATGGGTAAATCCACTTTACTTGAGGCGATTGCTGTTGGCCTCGGCTTCAATCCTGAAGGCGGTTCATATAATTTCAATTTTTCAACCTATGACTCCCATTCGGATTTAGGCAATTATACGTATTATTAAAGGAATAGAAAGGCCACAGGATGGGTTTTTCCTCCGCGCTGAAAGTTTTTACAATGTGGCTTCTAATATTGAAGAACTCGATCGGGAGGGGCGCGGTCCGAAGATTATTGATTCATTCGGCGGAGAGTCTTTGCACGAACAATCACATGGCGAAGCCTTTTTCTCAACCTTCCTTCACCGGTTTCGCGGCAATGGGCTATATATTTTGGATGAACCCGAAGCAGCACTCTCACCGTTAAGGCAAATGTCGATGCTGACGCGGATCCATGACCTAGTAAATGAAAACTCCCAGCTGATCATCGCCACGCACTCGCCAATCATCATGGCCTATCCTGATGCCGCGATTTATGAATTCAGCGAAGAAGGTATTTTTAAAAGAAAGCTGGAAGAAACGAACCATTATCGCATCATGCAACAGTTTTTCGAGAATACGCCAAGGATGATTCATCATCTATTAACTGAATAGTACTGGAAAATGTTATATATTTTTACTCTGATTGATAATCTGCTTAAAAATCCTGGTCACTTTTATGGAATTTACTTTCTTCCATTTAATCCATTCCAAGGTAAGTATACTAATTAAAAGCCAGATTGCACCGGCTAAATGACCCGCTAGGACATCGCTGGGATAGTGGGCTCCAAGGTAGATTCGAGTAAAACCGATCCAGACAACCAGAAAGCCTGCAACAATAATTGCAATCCATTTAGTCAAAAGCTTTCTGGAAGAGCGGGCGATCAAATAGGCGATAAATCCATAAAAAATCAGCGATCCCATTGAATGTCCGCTTGGGAAGCTGTAGCCAATTGCATCGATCTCAGGATTAATAGAAGGACGCCCTCTTGCATACAGATATTTCAACAGTTTGGTCAGCGCACCTCCACCACCGATGGCTATTAATAAAAACAGAATCCCTAGTTTATCTTTCGCCTTTACCCATAATGCAATTATCGCAGCAAGTGTGCATAACGACAAAAACCAAACGGAACCTAGCTCTGTAACAAAAATCATGATTTGATCCAATGTACCGTTTTCGATTTTGTTAATCCTTTGAATGACCGCCTCATCAATCGCATTGATTTCGTTTTCAAGCATTTCTTCTGCTAATTCCGAGAAAATGACGATAAAAAGGATTGACATTCCAGCTCCAGCGATCATCAGCAAAAATGGCAATCCTGCCTGCTTTAATTCTTGCTTATTTAATTCCACAACACCTACCTCCCTTTCTCAACATCAAAAAAGCTCATTCTGCAATATGTATATCCCTAAATCCTTTAGATTTTCTGATCCGTTAACCGCACATCTTTCCAAACTATATTGAACCTTTACCCGACATAAATATGAGTAAACGATACAGATTTGGTCCTAACATTGGTTTCGACGGCAGAGGATTTATTTTACTAATAAAATTTCGTCAAACCTTTTATCTTTGACCTTAAGGCTGTCATCCCCAAAATTACTTTTTTACAATCATAACTTGTAAATATTTGCATACTCTGTGATAGACTATTTTTATAGAAAACAACATGAGACTAATAGAAATAGATTTTAAGGGGGAGTTGTAGTGTATAACAGTGGTTTGATCCTTGAAGGCGGAGGCATGAGAGGTGTTTACACTGCCGGGGTGTTGGAGCACTTTTTAGAAAATGAATTGTTTTTCCCGTATGTCATCGGCGTTTCTGCTGGTGCATGCCAGGGCTCTTCTTATATTGCCAGGCAGCCTGGACGCAACAAGCAGGTCACGATTGATTATGTAAGACACCAAGACTATATTTCTTATAAAAATTTATTATTAAAAAAGGAATTATTCGGGATGGATTTCATTTTTGATAAACTCCCTAATGAGCTCGTTCCATTTGATTTTGAAACTTTCAACAGCGCTGCTGAAAATTTTCTTGTTGGTACAACCGATTGTATCACCGGCGTACCAGTATTTTTTGATAAAAATGATGTGCCAGAGGATTTCCTTAAAATCATCAGAGCATCCAGTACACTGCCGTTCATGGCACCAGCCATTGAGTTCCAGGGCAGGACGCTGATGGATGGCGGCATTGCTGATCCCATTCCAATAAGGAAAGCAATGACTGATGGAGTGAGAAAAAACGTAATCGTTCTTACGAAGCCAAAAGGATATCGCAAGAAGAAATCTTCCCTGTCCTGGCTGCCACGATATGTATATAAGGAATATAAAGGGCTGCAC belongs to Mesobacillus subterraneus and includes:
- a CDS encoding ATP-binding protein; translation: MIKEEIQQAFAPDINDIHDISIALARSKEFISSHFPNGSFTYAAPSCEPLFGYTSAELHGKSIFSFCHPLDLDRLEQYFSSNHTGEISFRFRRKEGDYLWLESSSTNGPSQSEIVLVSRNVTQRVNREEKLKEHQRRDRLFLEHSKDTMGIITRNGVWTYINEQGKKLMGATSFDEIIGTSLYDYTDPQDYKLLKESLDTRNSSDFEISLIRKDNDSKRAEVQLIPTVFKNRDVFLIIIKDITEQRKTEDQLQVAEKLSVIGQMAAGIAHEIRNPLTAIKGFTQLLSEHPAEEAEDYAEIILDELARIESIVGDLLVLAKPQASDLSNADVISLVNGVVNLLNPQATLSDAFIKIKTDTPSIHIDCEPDKIKQVLINLIQNSIESMTTGGEILVTISQEANLASIKVMDQGSGIPEDRLNKLGEPFYSTKEKGTVLGLMICQKIIKNHGGKIDFSSIVNEGTTVTITLPIHDHSTNQEETPAFTP
- a CDS encoding STAS domain-containing protein, translated to MQKDIVVGGVEIKWDLNTGEVLFEGGDVVFFWVSAMKTFFDTINEITGEEATNLVLEATGFRQGIIVGEGFKELKEIDTSNLVKWVSDTYIPAGWGYVRVEKMDVETKNFTLFIKDDWEYKMNKLGDKEKQGIFVPAHYAGVFTGLFGRNFWYKIIEYQNDTNPYTVVEYFPSDKDVQESIWQMARRQEAKQIRQLESLVADKTKMLQDLVKELSSPLIPVLDGIVVVPLIGRYDEDRAEDLIMNTLNNLPKYQAKYVLLDLTGLNKEISPYTAELIDKLGSAARLLGVEVILVGISAELAMVITETLSNLKKI
- a CDS encoding STAS domain-containing protein, with protein sequence MDIRTSILEHKSGFIGAAVYFMDVTDAITIQRELSERIDELSATLIPLKNKVALLPIYWMPGQSGLNVERTLKQVSEKNVKSLIIDLSSVRDPDTEFVESLKKAKQSLKLLGVEVLISGIRPELARTWVQTGTDFTDFKFINNVSSALGRFID
- a CDS encoding PAS domain-containing protein, coding for MSSTVQSEILLSKMLNSVSEAAMAIDSQYNVIFINDLAKEILGLNGDSILGKNAYDIWPDAPDDVRFVEKTVTYKEEYYVKAVP
- a CDS encoding TetR/AcrR family transcriptional regulator — encoded protein: MNALDRINKEALNLFAERGYYGTSLSMIAKAVGIRKSSIYAHYNSKDELFISVIKYVANIYKAETEQFFSKLKEQNQPVEHQLFQVFCWYMQLWIDKKDVTKLWRRVSVFPPEHLENDIKSISAETVAQSFHNELADIFRQGVENGELRNAPSGNLVNLFQILIDGILTARLLKGNEDTAELLHDGWHHFWSGIKGTDKRQTNTGEIINV
- the lepB gene encoding signal peptidase I, encoding MVKERNEIWEWAKAFLIAIVLAFVVRSFLMTPIEVKGASMEPTLHSQERMFVTKIGEPKRFDIVVFHATEDKDYIKRVIGLPGDRVEYKDDVLYINGKPYEEPYLEESKKLITYGQLTGSFTLGETPVGSEVVPEGHIFVLGDNRRNSKDSRHIGAVPIENIIGTTKVIFYPFEDMKIIGD
- a CDS encoding glutaredoxin family protein encodes the protein MNDITVYTTNTUPYCTMMKQFLEGQGINYKEVNVQNDQVAAQKLVEETGQMGVPQTKVNGNWVLGFDPDTLMQYVKK
- a CDS encoding phosphatase PAP2 family protein, which produces MELNKQELKQAGLPFLLMIAGAGMSILFIVIFSELAEEMLENEINAIDEAVIQRINKIENGTLDQIMIFVTELGSVWFLSLCTLAAIIALWVKAKDKLGILFLLIAIGGGGALTKLLKYLYARGRPSINPEIDAIGYSFPSGHSMGSLIFYGFIAYLIARSSRKLLTKWIAIIVAGFLVVWIGFTRIYLGAHYPSDVLAGHLAGAIWLLISILTLEWIKWKKVNSIKVTRIFKQIINQSKNI
- a CDS encoding patatin-like phospholipase family protein yields the protein MYNSGLILEGGGMRGVYTAGVLEHFLENELFFPYVIGVSAGACQGSSYIARQPGRNKQVTIDYVRHQDYISYKNLLLKKELFGMDFIFDKLPNELVPFDFETFNSAAENFLVGTTDCITGVPVFFDKNDVPEDFLKIIRASSTLPFMAPAIEFQGRTLMDGGIADPIPIRKAMTDGVRKNVIVLTKPKGYRKKKSSLSWLPRYVYKEYKGLHTALETRYKLYNETLDYIEKLEAKNEVFVIRPSKDLKVGRVERNPDKLTQLYEVGYEDVKESFDELKDWLGE